The genomic interval ATATACTGCAAAGTAGAGCAAAATgtgttttcaaaacaaatatgagaTACATTTGATAAAAAATTTCCATCAGACTGCAGTTCCCGGATGTCCCTTTGAAGTCTCGATAAGGAAATTATGTTATTGAATAAATTATGATCATAAAATGCGGAtatctttcaaataaaaaagtaaaatattatagCTATACAGAAGGTATACGGTCTATaaagttcaactatgtttttaataatacatttatGGTATAATTACTTATACAGATGATAATCTGATGGATTTCTATAACTGctttatgtacatgtatgatgtaaaTATACCTAAATAATCTAACCGTATTTCAGTACTGTTCTTTTGTAATTATTATAACAAGAAGTAGAAAGACTATACGCACCACGTGTACTTATTTTATGGGTTTTTTAAGAATTTGACTTACACAATTAGGGAACAGCCACAGGCTGTGTAAGACAAATGATTTATTTACAATAAACAATCATATCAAGTCATCAATATTGTAATGAATCTTCGTGATAAAGTTCACAtctcgggaggggggtggtggggggtggcATTTTCACCGGCGACCATTTTTTTCGTTGACCCGACAAACAAGACCCAACATGAAGCTAACCTGGATCGTTCAGGCAAAACTTATATTcccaacaattggtaaaacttTCTGAACAAAATTACTATTTTCCCCAAAAAAGAGTAATATTTTCCCGACAATTGTTTCTCTTTCCCCTTAGAATCATTTCGGCCGGGGTGGGGGCTAGGGCTGCTAAACTCCCTCTATAGCACCAAGTAGTGACGCCCgtgaagtttcatttcaatttaaatagAAATTATGGTAATTTGTTAATGCAATTAAATTGggtaaaacaaatataacgAAGGAATGAGTATAAGTCCTTCATTAACAGATAAGGATATAGGTTGGTCTGTATAATGGAACGTTTCTTGAAACTTCAATTTATAATGCTGTCTCCTTCGTATTGTAAGACATATTCGTTGCAGATTTCTGTAGCAGTCTTAATATCGAAAATCTGAATACAAAGTAACTATATATAAGCAATAAGTACGTCCCAAAAGGGGTTATTTCTACCCACTTTCAGTCtacatattttgaaacttaTTTGGTGCTGATCATATCTTTGTTATATGACAATGTTATAATTGTTTGCTCGTCACTTTTTGGAGATATTTATAGATTGATAATACAAATCATGCATTATCAATCATGTACtcatcccaccccacccacaaACCACCCTCTCCCCTCGTTAATGGCTAAAACCGAGTTAAGTTAATTAACTTAGAATAAGGCTAAACCCTTGCAACTCCTTTTCACCTTCGCAAAGTTGTTGAAAAATTCAATGCTTGCAGAAATTAACAATTAATGTATACGTGTGAGCAACGTAGCATAACAGCTATACGCAGGAAGTAACACGATATGTAACATCACTTGGAAATTACTATTAATAGTCCTTTAATAAAAGACGAGTGAgggaaaataatcaataaagcTTAAAATctatacagtaatatatttgGAATATATGATTTTTATCCTTAAGTTATGCAAGCTTATAAAATGGCTAATTCAATATTACGATGAAATATTAAAGCTAGccctatatgaatatatatatacagtatgcgTATTCTTTAAGTAACCACATTCGTTCCAGCCAATGGGCAGAAAGATTCTATGACGTCAGCTTTGTCCATGCCCCATCCGATCAAACCGACTACCGTCCCACCGGCAAACATCGCTGCCACGGCTACGAACGATACCAATGCGAGGACCCCAACGCCGGAAAGACCATGACCACTATAGGAGAAGTAAAAGGgaagaaacaaataattaacatattgtgtcaaaggtcacagaCGGGGATCTTATACATGAAATGTTGATGAAAACGCTTGAACTGTAAATGGCGGACAATAAGTAACGAAATGTTTGAAATCCACCGTCAACGTCTATCATAAAGCTTGGCcatattttcatattctcaACCATCCGTCCTGGCCGTAGTTTCTTCAGCTAAAATACCTCattacatttcaaaatttctcaTTTCAAGCTGTTTTGATGTCTCACCATTCCGGTTAGGCTCGTGCCCTTCCTAATGAAGAAAAACCCTTCGGATGGCCAGGTATTAAAATAAGACGTCAATATTTTTAGTAGAAAGCATAAAGTTCTAGAGTCTGAAATGGAGAAAatacagtccccccccccccctcttctttttCCCCCTAAGTATAGTACTTTTCTCTAACGCCTTCGCGAAGTTTGTTTGTTGCCTGTTTATCTGTTTGGTACCACATTACTGCTATACTTCTTAAAGGCTCTGTAGTCATTATGACGTCAGAGTCACCGagataaatttgaaataagaTCTGGTCTACTTATAGAGAGGGTCTAAACTTACCTGGTACAGCCACCTCCTAACCGAGCTCCAAATAACATGATAAACCCACCGACAAACGACATCGCCCACCCTACACCGTCAACCTTAGCTGCCGTATGTGAGGAGAGCGATGACGTCATAGCACCAAGAATGACTCCGCTGACAAAGAATACCTGTGtagttaaaaaataaattaatatagtATAAGAGGTTACCCTTAAAATAATTCTGGGGCATTCTTTATCATAGAGATATGTTTTAGAAGGTGGGGGAAGAGGTtaaaggaggggtggggaggggaggagagcgGTATCGTTGGCGTTGGTCTACGTCGAGGAGTCATTACGTTCACTTCCATGGTATATTTAAGTGGATCAACACCCATGTCACATGGTTAGCTTATAAATTTAGATGATGAAGAATTTGAACACTACACCCAAGTTTCATTTCGCTAgcataaaaaaatatgccaaACCAAATGAAATTTTTACCACGGCAAAATTAGTATTAAAAGCTAAAcctcaaaaagaaaacaaaaaaataattataatttaaaaaaatttaaaaaaaacttttctggTTAAGGCACTGCTATGTTTAATACCTAGACCCTTGGTTCTGTAGGCACGAACTATGTTTGTTGACTTCAAGCTCAAACTCACTTTTCAAATTCACGTGTAACATTAGTGTTACGCCCGGAGAGACGGTTATCTATGTCATTGTTCAAATATTTTAGGGATGGCGCAGGAATTTTTTGATTTCAAAAGAACCAAAGAGACAACAACATTCATACCTGCCACCAACTTGATACTCCTCTCTTGAAGTTAGCTAGATATGGTATCGCCCTTTCCATCCGTTTGGTTACTAATACCTGCGATGAGATGGTACAGTAGCTACCGCTACCACCGATGGTATCCCGTACTACCAAGACCAAAGGAAGTTGCAAGGACCCGATTAGTatacctgaaaaaaaaaaacaagtaacattaaattaacatttaGTAAGCTTGcagtttaaaaataatataagcatttTTGTACGTATATAGACGCACCTATTGAATGTATGATCCTGAGGTATGGGACTGGAGTCGTAACTAAAAAAATCAAGCTTGGAAAAAGGAAATGAGAAGATTGGTGTGGGGAACGGGATGGAGATGGGAATGGAGAGGGGCGGGTCGTGCGGGGAGAGGAGTAAGAGTACTGTTTTCCCATGTATGCCTTTCTTGTTATCTCGCATTCACCGAATTCATGCAATGGGAACGTGCACACACACGTACGTATTATCAACGTAGGTGGAAGAATGCGATTGTAATTGGCAAACGCACACGATCTTATAAAatctaccccaccccccccccacccccacctcgtTGTCCGCGTGTATCTATAACGGGGATATTGGAGAGTTGATATGGCATACCACAACTACCGTAATTTTCATTATTGGACGAGACATAGTGCTCATATATACAAATGCATACCTGCAACGTAAGGAGGCCATGCGTAGTCAGTCATGAACCAAGTTGATGTGAACCCCTGTGAAATATAAGAATACATTTAAACTGACTTAGGCTATTTTATTTAAGGTATGGTCtttcgaaaaacaaaacaaaaaagacagGAGAGAAGTAAATGTAAGGAAACCAATGCTTCCCCCATAATAGAATCTAGCCTACATAACCCCTCTCATCTAGCTCTGCTCCCCATATGTAAATAAAACCCAAAGATGACAGATATGAAAGGACATGTGGAAGGCGAGAATGAGGAATACTTGGAGAAGCAAAACCTACGATTGCTGGGGATGGCAGTATTTCTGTTCTCCATGGTTTCCAGAGCTCTAACCCAGTAACAATGGCTGccataaaaatagcaaatgaaagagaaaatactGCAAACGGGACCTTCGAAATCCAGTCATCTGCCCtgaaatagaaatatatatacatatatatatatatagataaatatatatagattgatGATTTCGTGGTTGGGTGCGAGGAGAACTCGGTATGTATTCCCATTGTGTAAACTTTCAACCATTGTTCGCCAAAGatcattttgaaacaaatacGATAATGCTCTTTCATTCACCAAACTGGTGCATGGAATATGCCTAGCCATCAAAGCGTTTCTTGGGGTTATATAGTCATACCGAACTGGTGCCTGCATTCATATAAACACCCAGCAGCAGGGATAGTAATGGACCTCGCGTTATAGAGTTAACCTTAGAAATATGCAGAATGCTTCTCATTATCTAATACATGATAACGAAGAACGTGAAACTATTTCAAAGCCAACGGAACGAGTATTGGTTTCTTTCAATTTCGTATAGGCATTATGAAAAGCTATGGAGGTCAGTGAAAAATCGTGATAAAACATaggatattaacaagaaatgtaaaaaatgttcaCGGCAACTACATCAAACAACATGCTGTCTCAACAACCTTTGACTATACAGTTTTGCAGCAAATACCGGTACTTACAGTTGTTTTTGGTAAGGTGATGTTCTACCCAGGTATTTTGAGATAAATGGATGTAATACCCCGTATGTGAATGCACCAGCTAAACAACCGATGAACGTAACAACTGCAAATTGAGGAAAATACAAATAAAGatataaccaaaaaaaacatacatgttTATTGGCTGCATAATGATTGCATAATTTGCAGGGGTTTTCCGATTCATTTTTCGTATATATGTTTGTTCAACTATATTTCAACCATCAACGTTATCACAATTTTACATAATTCAAGTGTATACATACAAAGTATATGGTTGTAAAGGATCCTCGAAAAGTTCATAAGAACTTGTAAGGGAGGTATCCCCAAAATACAAACTTACAATGTATAACAAAGGTACAAAGtatgacaataacaaaaatgttacaagaataatgaataataataaggagaagaagaagaagaaaaagtggggggggggaagaaaaaaaactttaacaaaGACGTGGCCCGAATTTTAGAATAAATCATAAAATTCTATTCGAAAGAAGGTAACGCTTTAAATTACGTTTGAATGAGGATAGATTATTAATTATATCTTCCTCTGACGTCACAATAGCCAAAGATTTATAATAACCAGGTAAGGAAATATTAACTTGAGTGACAGCAACGTGATGACTTGAAactgaacaacaacaacaaaatggttATGTAAAGAGGTTATATTTCAATTCGTAATGAAATGGATATTATCTATAGAATTAATGAAATGACATTTCCTGATAGGGTTTCTTGACTTCTCCAACGTACGAAACGAATGCATGGGGCAAATCAGGCATATGGAACTGTTTCCCCAAAGTTTTGCTAGCCACAATGGACCTCAATTGTTGTTGCTTTAATGTGCCGTTTTCATGATTGCAGCTGCGCATGTGACAAAACATTggtgaaataaaaaacaaaattggctaATGTTATTAGTGCTACAAATTTGACATAATTATTTTCTAAATCAACAAAAGAAATTTGCAAGACAATTATATCCCTTGGGATATGAAGAAtgggggggaagaggggaggggaggatgtatatataattaaatcTGATATATTTGGTAATCTATTATGATTGCTCATGACCTGATCTGGGATTTACGCCGCACTCTTTTGCGTATATACTTACAATACAAATGGGCCGATTGTTACTATATTTACGTACTATATGTTACTATATGTTATATAACTATACTATATgttactatatttatatattatgatGTCTTTATGTTATTTCCCGGTCCATATTCTTCATTCCTGACACGTCCGGTGTATCTTTGTGTCTATAGGCATCGATGCAACTCAGTATGTTAGTTATATAGCAGAGAATattataagaaacaaaattaaaataagatgATTTCTCATTGTTTAATAATGTTTTTCCCCATCCTGTCAGTTCCAGATAACCCTTGGGCGATACTGTGTCATATATAGCATAGGAGATCGGGAAAAAGAATGTTGCCTTTTTTCCCAAAATGAACATTCTTTTTCTGGAAATTTGGAAGTTTTCTCACGGATGATGACGTCAGGTACTTATCGTCCGGGGAATGTTTTTGTGGTAAACATTCTCGACATAATCTTTACCTGCCCATAGATACTCATTTTAAGCAAAACATAAGATCAAACCCGATATACTCACGTCCACTGCCGTTACCGACCCACGCTCCTACTTGGGCAAGAACCATACCAGGACACTATAAAAGAGTAATATAAGTAATCCAATGTTTTTGGCATATCTCACAGCTTTGTTTAGGCTTTATTTATACATAACGAGGAACTAACTGAGCACATGATTACATATACCTCTCCTCACATTCCTCACAAGTTGATAATTTAAAGCTGTACGCTTATAACTTAATTTAATTGTGACGATTGCCAAGTGACATACGTATATGCAAATAATGACTGGTATAAATTTGTCTCCCCACCCAAACGAATCGCCCTTCTCTCGCACCCTGCACCGAGAGGCAAACGCGGGAAACTTTGCGGTTTTACACTAGTTACACTTACTGCTCCAGAAAGCGCCATGCCCGCCCCTAACAACGCCCCTCCAATTGACGCCATCAGCACTCCTTTCGTTGTTAAGCAGCCGAGGTATTCTATCCTGGCGTTTTCAAAGGCGTTTTTCGTAAAGGGTAGAACGGACAGGGTAGCTAGGCAGAGTAACCCCGTAGCAACGGCTGACAGGAACATTTTCATCATGATCCATAGTTGATATGTGAATTGACATCTGATACTCCTTGGCTCAAATACTGGGAAATGAGAATAccgaagaaaaaaacagaaaaaaagccAATTATAAGGCCTTGGATCTGGCATTGATATACataatcatacatatatatatatttaggaatcacaaatgacttctaGTTGGTTAGGATCACGTTTAATCTCTAGAGTaatgcaaatatgtcaccaaaaacagaactagtattgttcgatacaggtgacaaacgcctacagtggaattacgactttccttaccggtttcgagcctctggacatacaaacagcgtccatagcctatagtggttagggtgtccgcatacaaGCACTGCAGGcgcttgtcacctgtatcgaacagaACTAGTTATGTTTTGATGACGTATTTGCCttgctctagagatcaaacataatgctaaccaactcgaaatcatttgtgattcctaaagccggatctcgaaagagatactttatacagacttttgttaatgaaatggaggtaaacgacaaaggcaattatatatatatatatatatatatatatatatatatatatatatatatatatatatatatatatatatatatatatatatatatatatatatatatataattgaaatatgtatatatacatctatatatatagtaaatatatatttcttttagtaAACATCGCACATTTTTTATCTTCTCTATGTTATCAACGAATTACAAAAGATATGCTATACTCACCTCTACCTTTCTCCAATGACAACCCCATCACCATCCCACAGAGAAGACACACTGCAAGTTTTCCAACTATCTTGGCGATATCTGTAAAATCCATTGATGCAGACTTTAAACTTTCATGGTCACATTTTTCGTTGAAGCTCTcctttttcttaatatttccGTTAGTTTTTACGACGCCGTAATCCATTTCGacataaccttttttttctacCGGTGTGATACTGTTGGAGTGATTGCTTCCATTCGATCGGTTCTTTACCGTGTCTGATTGGCGGGAATACATCGTTTCTGTGTCTCTACCCGTCCAGTCCTTGTCGTCTGGTACGTAAGCTGGATTATCCGTACCCATCTGGTCGTTATTGTTACTGCTATTGGCAGTCATTGTTAATGACTCGTTCTTGGTTTGGGTCGTCTCCTGATCGGCGCCTAAATGGTCCACATTTTCGTCCGAGTCTCCGCAAATCTCCCCTGGCAGATGAATCTCTTGGGTTCtgtaaatataacatatatatacatataggcctataaagcTTGGAATTAATCATATACCAACTTAAGAGTGTGTTCATTCTGTGGTACTTCAACACAGAGCACACTAAGGACCTTTGTACACAGAATGGGCATGCATGGTCGACTaactatatgtatacatataactGAACCTTTTGTGTGGCTGAATTGGCAAACAGATCAGTCTTTATCAACAAGGAACACTTACAGATCACCACGTCACTAAATATGCCTCGTAAAACGTCATAACGAACCCTAATAAGTAGGCTGTTATGAGAGAGTAATCAGCAAGTCAAGGTAAAACTGAGTGTTATTCCAAACCTGTCTTGAATAGTAAAAACAGAACTCTGATATTCCAGTCGTATGTATATATGAAGCGTTAGGAACGGAAAAGTAAATGTATTGAAGTGCGGGGCATGGGCGGTGAGGTGACGGACAtagatttaatatatttaagagatatatatttaaagtgAAAATTAGACCACGTGTACTCCAAGAAAGTTAATACAAAACgaagtaaacaaaaacaatgatgcATATATATGAATGAGGGGATTGATAGTGGATTGATTTCGTAGTGTATAGCCTACTATCGAGGGCGGATTCAGAGAGGGTGGAGGGGCGTTCGACCCCCTTACGTCGAACGAGaaataaggggagggggtggggagccttagaaagaagaaagaaagacagatGTGAATCATACAAATTGCCTGACATTTCCGGTATATGGGATACAGTGAGGGATGTAATGACCTCAGTTCAACAGAAACTGATTCATCTGTGGCACACCGAGTGTAAGATATTGGAGCTCAATTTAATGTCTAAATTCTGTTTTGACAAAATTGTGTCACAGCACTCCAATTGAACTGATAAGCGATACGGATAGCTGGCTGATCTGATCCATTCTGAATGTGATAGGCCTTGAACACACGCATAAAAATATAGGAATTTTAAACATGCAGCATGAAccgaggggtgggggggatgcGATGATTCAACTTCTGAGCCTCAGTCGGGGGAAGTGGCGGTATTGAGAAAAAATCAGTGCGGGAATTGTCATGGGGTCAGTCGTGGAAAATAGGAACTTGGCCCACAACCCCTGACAGCCTAAAGTCATGCGCACGATACtattgacttaaaaaaaaaatattaatgagaaaaAATATTATAGATTATGAGTGAGATTCATTGATATCCATAACGCTTCAAAGAGGCAATAACTGAACTTAGGCTTATCTAATAGAGCGTCATTCCATATGCTTATACTACAGGTCTCTGTAGTTCATAGGTCGTAGGTGCCTGCTTCTCAAAGGACCTCTTTTCACATCCCATATCCGCCAAACCTCTATATGATGATGGTGAGTTGAACTCAACAGTTGTGTACGGCACTTCGACCAATACAAATTACAAGTAATAGCAAAAGATATAGGGCTAGGTCTATATAAAAGAGGTGAGTAACTATGCAGGTATGATAGTTTATTGTTCTTTGTGATTGGAATTTTAGGATGACCCAACCTGACTACCACCAACGTGGctattgaaagaaaaacaaaacaactcaGGACTGGTAGATTACCATAGTAACCAGGTATGATGAATGCAATTTCggtaatatttgaaatttaaaataatactgccgatatatatatatatatatatatataatatatataattgaaatcgtattGGAAATTCCAGAACAGTGATAAAtattccagcctccaccgggattcgaacccggtcCTCCCGCTATATATATTAACAGGTTCGATTCCCGACAAAAGCTTTTAAACATGTCACAATTCAGTTTGAAGTTCACTATAGGTAGTGttaataactacttttgaatTTGCCTGAGATTGAAAATGGGGAAGGGAGAGGTAGGCTTATGCCGCTTTTTAAGGGCGTCCTGGGCCCGGATGGGTGCTCTAATTCTTTTCCTGACCCCCTAAATTGGGTCGTCAGTAGTCATATTCAGCACTATATTTTACTAAGAAGATTCACCGTTTGTTGAGAGAGGCATCATATACCGTAGGCCTACTAGTTCTGAAAGGCTGTGTATGGATACCTTGAAAAGGAAGAACAAGGATGGACGTCTTTCTTTATGTCAGGAAACTGTGATGGAGATTGACAGACTATTGCATACACTCCTTTGCGGTGGACAATTAGTGGACTTATTATCATCCGAGTTATCTTACTAACTCGAATGTTTTCATTCCATTATCTCGATATTTACAAAACGTCCCGTCCTTGGGTAAGATACTCTTCAGATTCTAGGTTTCTTCCTGTCCGTAGATAACAGGTCCCATTCAGTACGGTATGTATTCTCTCTATTCAATCAGTCATTTGAAAGGCTATGTGTCTGCAACTCGTAAATAGACCGACATAGTCACCTTATACATAAACCGTGTTAGGCTATCATTGTGTACGGTTTCCTGTTTGCGGATGAGTGATTCCAGGCCTTATCAATGACGCTTTGAAGGCCATCATTATTGTCCCCAAAAACTGCTAGAAActgaaataatggtcactcttATACTCAAACTTCAACAGGCAACTATTTCAGTTAAGTTTCAAACATATCCCCTCTCTTAGATGTCTTTGTCTATAAGTGAACCAGGTAGATTCCCATGCAAAAGTAACTCGGAGAGTAAGAATTTcatccaggaaagtactttcaAAAATGCTTGGTAATTTAATTAAGTCTGCTTAATTTGGAAATGGACCATACGTTCACAGGCAGTATCACCTAGCTTAAGGGTATAATCCTAAACTAGCATACAACTTCCCAGAAGTCTATTGTATGAACCAGAACCAGTGCAAACACTAGCCCTGGCTGTAAGTTACAATATACCTTCATAGACGTTTATCTCATTTTCTACTACATAGACATAGACTGCATCATAAAAGTAACCCAAGGGATATTTTACTTTGAGTAGTCCTCGTATCATTCATACAATTCTGTTCATACCACAGTGACTATTTTTTGCTTATATCTCAGCAAAACATATCTTAGACGAAATTGCATAAGTGGAACATTGAATTAGTCAATCACCACATCTGTCTGTATGCAAAGTTCGTCCCAAAGATTCGGCGCTGGAACATAGGCCCTTTATTTCTGGTTCATCCAGCGTTTTCGCATGCTGGTGAACGCGTGTGCTTGTCCGTGTGGGTGGTCATAACGTCGAAACGAAACGCGCTTATACACACTGTACAAGGGAGCGTGCAATTTGTTTCACTTCCATCCGAATCTTGTAATCATGACGTCATTAAAAGTCCATACACACGTCATCGTGCTGGCCTCATCGTGTATTATACTCCTCATGTGACGTCATAAAAATAGAATGTTAAGTTTAGTCAAGTCATGCTTATATCTTTATATAAACTTTccatgtgtatgtatgtatgtatgtatgtatgtatgtatgtatgtatgtatgtatgcgtgggtgtgtgtgtgtatttttagtctcccccgccccccccccccggcatcTCCTTATCCCTCTAGTTCTCTTTCTAAATTGATCTACCTACAGATTTATAGAATCCAAGAACGCCTAAAACTATTGAATTTTCAAACAAACCATCTCACAGATAAAGAAAGCTCTTTTAAATAATCCTGCGAGTAATAATTGACCTCAGGAAATGACCACGGCACCTTACGGTGCCCTTGCGGAACTAGTTTGTTTTGCTGACAATGACCTGTTCGAACAAAAACAGTTGTTTGTCCATTTTTGTGTCAAATTTCAGTCGTCTCCTACAGCTCCTTCCGATTATAGAAAAGGTCAGATCGATGTGCTTTCCAACTGAACGTTACCAAATAAAATCCAaatttccctccctcccccccccctcccccgccgcCCTCATGTACATTGTTATTTCATGCGTTTTGTAAAGAATTATAACTATATTAGGGTAATGGGCTTATACCTGTATAAGGCATTAAATGCATTTGTGGTTTgctttgaaaaatataatacttactactatatacttactatacttactactatatatatatatatatatatatatatatatatataaggcatATATAAACCATCTATTGTGATTTTAATTCAATGTTTTGCGTTTGATCACATATTTTACAAAACCTATATATGATGCAATGTATTATAATTCAAAATTAGCCGACGCTCTCCTAGACAGCTATAGATGTTTCCATCAATTAACGAGAGTAATTAATTAAGAATATGGTACTTGATTAAGAACATGTCAGTGTTAATCATACAAAGCAAAGAAAAGTAGGAACTTTCCCCgctttttgtttaaattattttaaatgaatctTGATTATACAACTAATGAACGTATAACCTACATTATAATGGGAAAGTTTCCGTAACGAAATCAACGCAAAACTTGTCAAATTCAGCTCATAAATCTGCTTTGAGATATATGTCGACAAATTTGTCTTCAACTATGTGTTGAATGTAGAGAGGTCTTTATATGCAACTCAGGAGTGGGTTCAGGACTTTTAAAGGAGAGGTGTGGCACTGGGTTTTTTGAAGTCGACTACTGTGTATGGGGAGGGGAGCACATGGGGGTCCTCCCTGCTCCCCGAAATGATATTTTAAATGGGAAATCATGGTGTTtcctgaggcatatttagactatagaTAAGGTCTATATATAATTAGGTTTATACGCAAGGTTGTGTTCAATAActactttgatattttttgtgaGGTTGAAATGGAGTGTGGGGTGAacacccctcccactcccccaccaAACCTACTGGATCCGCGGTGTAGCTATCTGTTATATGAGTAAATTAGGCAAATAAATGTCCTGGATagttaaaatgtaaaattgtgGTTGTCAGCATATAATATAGTGAAGTATACTGTAATTTGAACATGTATGAATTGGCAGTATTTTACCATATATGATCCAGTATTTGAGAGCAAGGCGTTTGCCTTTCATTTACACCTTACATGAGCTATATTGTCCAAATGAGCCACACGTTGTAAGCACAAGGGaagattttgaaagaaaaacgaACGTTAAATATAgggtgtatatatgtataatggCTA from Apostichopus japonicus isolate 1M-3 chromosome 19, ASM3797524v1, whole genome shotgun sequence carries:
- the LOC139960069 gene encoding thiosulfate transporter TsuA-like isoform X2 — encoded protein: MAQNNSRTQEIHLPGEICGDSDENVDHLGADQETTQTKNESLTMTANSSNNNDQMGTDNPAYVPDDKDWTGRDTETMYSRQSDTVKNRSNGSNHSNSITPVEKKGYVEMDYGVVKTNGNIKKKESFNEKCDHESLKSASMDFTDIAKIVGKLAVCLLCGMVMGLSLEKGRVFEPRSIRCQFTYQLWIMMKMFLSAVATGLLCLATLSVLPFTKNAFENARIEYLGCLTTKGVLMASIGGALLGAGMALSGACPGMVLAQVGAWVGNGSGLVTFIGCLAGAFTYGVLHPFISKYLGRTSPYQKQLADDWISKVPFAVFSLSFAIFMAAIVTGLELWKPWRTEILPSPAIGFTSTWFMTDYAWPPYVAGILIGSLQLPLVLVVRDTIGGSGSYCTISSQVLVTKRMERAIPYLANFKRGVSSWWQVFFVSGVILGAMTSSLSSHTAAKVDGVGWAMSFVGGFIMLFGARLGGGCTSGHGLSGVGVLALVSFVAVAAMFAGGTVVGLIGWGMDKADVIESFCPLAGTNVVT
- the LOC139960069 gene encoding thiosulfate transporter TsuA-like isoform X1; the encoded protein is MADVVVDVPDEDEETQEIHLPGEICGDSDENVDHLGADQETTQTKNESLTMTANSSNNNDQMGTDNPAYVPDDKDWTGRDTETMYSRQSDTVKNRSNGSNHSNSITPVEKKGYVEMDYGVVKTNGNIKKKESFNEKCDHESLKSASMDFTDIAKIVGKLAVCLLCGMVMGLSLEKGRVFEPRSIRCQFTYQLWIMMKMFLSAVATGLLCLATLSVLPFTKNAFENARIEYLGCLTTKGVLMASIGGALLGAGMALSGACPGMVLAQVGAWVGNGSGLVTFIGCLAGAFTYGVLHPFISKYLGRTSPYQKQLADDWISKVPFAVFSLSFAIFMAAIVTGLELWKPWRTEILPSPAIGFTSTWFMTDYAWPPYVAGILIGSLQLPLVLVVRDTIGGSGSYCTISSQVLVTKRMERAIPYLANFKRGVSSWWQVFFVSGVILGAMTSSLSSHTAAKVDGVGWAMSFVGGFIMLFGARLGGGCTSGHGLSGVGVLALVSFVAVAAMFAGGTVVGLIGWGMDKADVIESFCPLAGTNVVT